TGTATGTGATGGTGATTGCTATCAATCCAGCAAGCCACAAGAAAACTAATAACTAATCAATGCAACTACCCCTGAAAAATGTGTCGCATAACCACACAAAACCTTTTGAAGTTGACAAAGGTGTGtaaaagtttctctttttaGGCACTTGATTTCACAGGCTGCTGAATTAAAATCAGCACAATTGCACAATTTAAAATGACTGCACATCTTTTGGAGTAGAGCCCCGTACAATACAGTACAGGCGGCCCTTGCCACTGAACAGGATCCCTAAAAGCTGCAATAATTTCGTAGTTGATTTTTGCAGCTCCCCAAGACACTCGCCTCTCTTCCAGACCTGCTGAACCATCACATCCTGAAGTCAGCCATGTGTGCTGAGGCCATCATTGCTGGCCTGACGATGGAGACTCTGGAAGGAACCACCTTGGACGTGGGCTGCAGCGGGGAAGAGCTGACCCTCAATGGGAAGCCCATCATTGCCAACAAGGATGTCCTGGCAACCAACGGCGTCGTACATTTTGTTAATGAGCTGCTGATCCCAGACTCGGGTACTGGTGCCTCTCTGCATCCGTTCTGTTGCCTTTGTTCTGTCTATTTTGTCAAGGAAATATTGGATTTAGAGGGTGTAGTGATGGCTGGATTGCCTTTAATGCAAGGCTACTatgtgttgcttttcttttcagctaaGACCCTGTTTGAGTTGGCACAAGAATCTGAAGTTTCCAAGTCTATGGACTTTTTCAGACAAGCTGGTCTCAGTTCCCATCTAACTGGCAGTGAGCGAGTGACCCTCCTTGCCCCAGTGAACGATGTGTTCAAAGGTAAACTGGGGGAGTAAATCTCTTCCTGCCATCGGTTTGGGCCGCAGATCTCCCTCAGACAGCCCTCAGCCAAGTTTCAGTGCACACGTATGCATGTGCTCCCTCAGATGCCTCAGCTATAGGCAGTGGCATCTAGCTTTACAGTGACGAACTGGTGTGGGTAATACTCTGTATCTGGACTTTTTTTAGTGTCTCAGTGGTCATTTTAAGTCAATCACTTAAGTTCTTTCCGTACCTTTCGCTGCAGATGGACTCCCCGTTGTTGACAGTAACATGAAAAATTTGCTTCTGAACCACATTGTTAGAGACCAGCTCTCCTCTAAATATCTTTACCATGGACAGAAACTACAGACGCTGGGTGACAAGGAACTGAGAGTTTTTGTGTACCGCAATGTAAGTTCTTGCAGTGTGTGGTGCTCTCTGTGGCTGAATGATGCTTGATGTCTGCAGTGTTTTGGCTGTCATGTAAAAAGTGTAACTGAGCTTTGTGGAAAGTATAAAAATCTCTCTTTTGAAGCATatactaataaaatatttttgtctgcaATTCTGTTTTTGCAGAACCTGTGCATTGAAAATGCATGCATTGCTGCCCATGACAAGAGAGGAAGGTTTGGGACCCTCTTTAGTGTGGACAAAATGTTGACTCCACCGTCTGGCTCAGTGATGGATGTTCTCAAGGCAGACCATCGCTTCAGGTGAcctttctgctcttcctcaGTGCTAGTCAGGACTGGAAGAGCTGCCAAAGCAGTTTCTGTTTATTATGGGTTGTAGTCATGActatatttggggttttttacataGAAAGAGCATCCAAAACCATGGTCTTATCCCTAAATTATAGGGAATGAGACTTCAAATAACCCTTCAATGAATTGTGAGCCAAGAGTGTGTGGTCCCCCTCTGTACAGTAAGAAGCTGGCTCCAAAGCCATCTGTGCCCATCACAGCCACTGTGGCCTGACCGGTCTGTCTCCTCACTACCATTTGGTGCCCAAGGAGTCAGCATTCCCAGGTTGATTTGCCACATTCTGCTTGGACCTCACAGGCTCATTTCCTACCTAATCAACTTTTTGATTAATTGATTTGCTGAACCACAGCAGGATTTTGCAATTCTCACTTCACAGCTCTCTTTTGAACGCAACGTGCAATTGCTCAAAGACCAACCAAAGTCGTTTCTAGTGACGCATTTGTCATGTGTTTTGCAGTACGCTGGTGGCTGCAATCCAGTCTGCTGGTCTAACGGAGAACTTGAACAGGCCAGGTACCTTCACAGTGTTTGCTCCAACAAACGAAGCTTTCCGAGCCATGCCCCAAGGGGAACTGAACAAACTAATGGGTGAGCGTTTTTAGAGCATTTAGATGAACAGCTGCCATGTGTTGTTGGCATGATACGAGGAGAACTGGCTACGTTTCCCTGCTGTATCTCATTCTTTGACCTTCTCTGTTGGAAGCATGGGCTTCCTACACAACTGATTTGGATAAGCCCTATCCAGCAGAAAGCCGAGGATGCATAGAGTGGCACTGAACCCTCAGACAAAGTGTGAATGCAGGTTTCTATTTCCCTTGTGCTTGGAAGACATGCTTGCTATAAACTTACCATGACTTTAAtttggctgtgctggctggtgtAAGGAAGATAACTCTAAGGTGTTTCTAGAGAAACCGATCAAGTCTCTGCCTTTCTCAGGGATGAATGAAGTGAGAATGTGGCTGTCAACCACGTAGGATCAGGGTGTCTCAAGTAAgttttgcaaatggaaaacatgGTCCACGTTCAGCCTCCAGTTACACTGTATGAAATTTAAGTAGTAAAAGGATGGAGCTGTTGCTCCATCTATGTGTACGTGGACAAAGCAGGATGTCCAGCCTGATCCTTAGAAGACAGCAAATATTCCAGTTAGCACAGGCAAAGACCAATATCCTGAAAAGCACAGGCGTGCAGGCTGGGTGTGGAAAAAAGCACGGGAATGTTTAATAACACTCTTCTGGGTAAGCAGCAtgatcttttattttgttcatgttGAAAACTGTCTGTGGTTGGAAACAATGTCAGGTATTCGACTGTAATGTCTTCTTGGCATTAAAGCCCAACCAAACATTGACATCATAATTTGGGAAGCATCTGCCCACGGTAGCTGGCTATCCTTTTAAGTGCAGGGATGAGGAACTGGTACTATTAGACTGCACATCCAGTCTAGTGcttaatatataaatatttcagaactgtTTTGCAGCTATTGTAAATGGCTGCAGGAGTGAAGTATCCCAGATGTGGACACTTCGGATGTTCTTTTTTCACACAAATATTTAGCTTACGCCCCTGACGAAGAGGTGAATCATGCTGGTGAGGACGTGCAGTGTGAACTGTGGCCACCCTAGAAAAACtcttaaatgggaaaaaagctCACAGTGTATTCATATGGGggtactgaaagaaaaaatcccccttgctgagggagctgctgtgggTTTGAAGATGGAGGCCACCTTTTGCACTAGCTGGTCCCCGTTGCCTGTCTGTGGGTGTTATCAGTGACACTGCGTCCTCTAAATGGGTAAATGgaggggggctgctggcccATGCTGTGCACGTCACTGCCTCTTCTGGAAAATAGATGGCAAAGGGGAAGCATCTTATCTTCCTAAAATCTGTTTCAAAGCACAGCTAGATGGGTAGAGACTCAGTGGGGTGGGGATCAGGCCAGCAGTCTGTGATCTCTTAGTGACATTTCTCCTGcacttttccccttcctacTCAGGAATCCTGCAGTTTCAGCTGTGAACATTATTGCCAAGTGACACCAGTGTTGGTGACAGTATCGACATTTGCAAATACCAGAGCGCTCTAGCTGCTTCCTTATTTCACATGGgtctcccccccacccctagACTTCCTTGGGAAGtgaaagcagcaacagaaaggGGTTCCTGCTGTGCACAGTGAGAACGAGGGACTGAAAACCCAAGAGAGAGGGGTTTCATGTATAGGGCAGCTTTGGTACACACCTAGGTGGGACATCAGAGGAATGTCCTTCTGGACTTGCTGGGAACCTCACCTGCCTGGGCAGGAATGGCCTCAGTGCCCTAACCAGCTCCAACCAAGGTCCTGctgcctggtttttttttcagttttacattgtTCCCTTGCACTTTCAGGAAACCACAGTATTTTCCATGTAGTTTCATTCCCCCACATGAAGTATGGGAAGCAAGCACTGATGctgttttgcaaatgtaaatgttttttcttcccccaggtAATGCCAAGGAGCTTGCCAACATCCTCAAGTTCCATGTGGCTGATGAGATCCTGGTGAGCGGTGCGGTCggtgccctggtgaggctgaaGTCCATGCAGGGGGATAAATTGGAAGTCAGCGTGGTGAGTCGCCTGGGATGGGTTCTCATGTGTTCAGCTGTCCATGCTGAGGACCAAAGTATGTCTGTGCTCATCTGGCTGGTGTGGGAACCTCTTCTAAATGTGTGCACAGCCCCCCCAAACAGTGTTTTCTGCCTGTAGTGGAGGGACTGTTGCCATGTGTTCAATCCAACAAGCTGGCAGTCTTGAAATGTGGTTTGCTTCAGCTTTCTCCCCAGAAGACCGATTGTAAATGATTTCCAGGAGCTGTTATAAATTTAACCCTAAGTCACAAgggaaaaagcataaataaattaaacaaatagCTTGTTCAGCTAACACATCTTTTTTAGTGTAACAAAAACGATCTCTGCATGGGCTCCCTTAGCGCAGCAGgatttatttacatatacaaTTTCATTTCACAAATTCTGGACTACAGTAAGAGAATGTAGGATCCTTtattgaagaagaaaatatatttcagaaaataaataaccatGATCCACTCTGTgcataaggaagaaaatgcaggacAAAAAGGGAAAGGCCGGTGTTTCCAGGCACATTGAGTTGGCCAACTTGCACGCTAGACTCTTCTTGTGTCCAGGCTGGATCTGCCCTCTCCCGACGCCACCTCCACCATCCCTCCTGGGGCAAGCAGCAGTGCCTGGTGTcaccagggagctggtggatgTGCTCTGCTGCCATGGGACAGCGCTCCCAGCCAGCGCACCGAGAAAGTCCGTGCTCCAAAGCCTGCCAGCCACTCCAGGACAAACTGCTCAGGCTataatttggttttatgttCTCCTTAATTGGCAAGAGGAATGAAAGTGCCTACAGCCATCAAGTAAATGAATGAATGCAAAGTGAGGgcttttctaaataaaactggAAACCACTGATGACaacattttctcatttactactttttatttactattttttaatatttttttcttttcctgaacagaaaaacaacGTAATACATATCAACAAGGAGCCTGTTGCTGAAAGCGATATCATGGCCACAAATGGTGTGATTTATGCTGTGAACTCTGTCTTACAGCCACAGGGTAGGTCCGTGGTTAGAAATATCTTGAGCCACACCATGACAGCAAAGCTGCTTCGGGAGGGAGTAGTGACACATGGCAATTGCTTCAGTTTATTGAGGAGGATTACTCGGTTATGGGATTTTCAGCAGATAATAGTGGCAGGAAGCAGCCTGTGTGCTTTGAAGAGTATTTCAGTGCTACCTGTGTCCTTCCCTTAGCTTCAAGGCCCCAAGAAAGAGGTGACGAGCCTGCAGATCCTGCATTAGAAATCTTCAAACAGGCATCTGCGTTATCCAaggtaaaagacaaaaaatctCTCATTGTAGAAGTACTGAAATTACATTTTGGTAATAATGATTGGAAGATAATGTCACATTCAGACTTTGACTTCCACAGAGTGAGCATATGTGTTTCATGGAATGACCAATCCTCTCTTCTTGCATGATTTAATTATATAAGAAATAATAGATTTTGCAACATGAAGCCTACACTTTGCAGCACACTGTGAATGTAACCTTGGCACGGTACAATACCTATCAACTTCCAGTAATGAAGTTGAAATTCATCCATAGGTTTTGGAGACTAGGGATAAATGTATTGACGTGCACACAGTTCTTAGAGCTGTCAGACATTTGTGGCTTTTATGCAAACGTTATATTTTCTTTCCGTGCAGGTTTCCCAGAGGAATCCTCGACTAGGTAAGAGAACTTCTCAATCTTGTTTCTAATTCCCATCGCACGTCCCTGTCCCTTCAATAAAGGTTTATTCTGTTGTCTTGCTCCAAACAAGGTGTAGCATAACCAGGAGGGGAGGGGACGGGGGGATGCCGTGTGTCTGTCCCACGCAACTCGTTCTTCTCCTCAGCAGCACCCGTCTACTCCCGGTTACTGGCGAGAATGAAGGAGAACTCGGGTGGGTTCTGAGCCGCGTCGTGAGCAACCACAGTCAGCGCCTCGGTCTCATCCACTCCGGCTGACAGCTAAAGAGAAGGATGGAAtcatttttcaaaaccaaatatcacccttaaatttatttttgtttccaatgAAATGgataggaaaaatgaaaagccatatatatatgtatatattttatgaccatttttatttggttttgacCTTAAAGTTCCCAGACTGAAGAtaggttttgtgtttggttttttttgttaacgTAGTCCCTAATCTGCAGGTTTTTAACATAGCCAGTTTTGGGCTTGATGCATACATACAAGGGCAGGTGCTTAATTCTGCCCTGGTTCAGGAGCTCAGCGAGATGCTCAGAGCTCACCTTGGTGCTGTCTCACTGGGGCAGAGCGAAAGGGGCTGAATTCAAGCCCCTTTTCCAGGCTCCCAGTGGTGCCTGCTGGCACTGCAAACCCTAGGCTCCCCAAGCAGGAGGCCAGGCACGTTCTCATTGAACCCCCACTCCAAACCAGTGCCAGAACTGGGATATTTTGTTCAGAATGCAGGAATTGTGTATGTTCAGATTTCTGAGCAAATACATCACCTGGGGCCAACTGTATGGCTGGGCGAACAGCGATTGCTTTGGAGGAAGTAAATTTGTTGAATTAATTAACCATTACCCaagcaaatttttttcctgtgttttggggtttttttagttgtgtttttttgttgggtttttttttttcaaacaagcatgtgtttccttcttcccttgTGTTTTAAGTCTTCCATGAAATTCTGAATTGAAGGCTTTTAACAAAAGCCTCTCTATTGACATTGAGGAAACTGCATAATTATAAGCTATGGTTTGaactgttctctttttttttttttaatttggttttgtttatgcCTATGGGTTTtaactgtgctgtgttttgttcaTGAGATTGAAATGAGAGTTCTCCCCGGCTGAAGCCTTCCAGCAGAtgattcatttttaataatggttgttttttaataaaaattaaaaataaaatcaaaaatataaatatgacAAGTAACAATaatgcttgtttggttttttgtttggtctgAATTGCCTGATGGCACAGTTTGACTAGCTGGGAAGGAGGGGTGTCAGGTTTGCCTGGATCAGTATTAACAGGTCGGATAGTGACTGGAGTGGAAAGGCAAAGCATTTCTCCCCTCTTATCCCGGCCTGTCATCATTTTTTTGGCAGTACTTCCACGAGCAGTCAGTGTCACACGCTTCaaggagcacagagcagctgagcacaTCCCTCCTGCTGGATGCTCAGCCCCCCTTACCCACTGCTGGAGCCCAGTGCTCCATGCCTTGATGCCCACACACTTACTTACCTCGTCAGGGCTCTATACTCACTCCCCAGCCAGTTATTACCTTGGTGAAACCCAGGATTAcgaggcaaaaaaaaaaaaaaaaaaaaaggtatcaagtGCAGAATACAGAAAACCCAGATTGTTTTGGTTGCTCTGTCTGAGACACACGCTGgtagttttccttcttttaaaagccCAAATCAAATTCCCATATGCTGTAAGCCATCTGCATAACTCCAAtgtgtgaaaaataatgaagctcttcttttatttcccttccccAGTCTCCCAtctcatctttttattttttggcatGATATAATCCTGTTATTTAAGGCTAGAGTGGTGACAGAAAACCCTTTGAGCTACCTATTCCCAGCAGCTCAAGAAATAAGAGTTGTATCAGGGGACTAGCTCCTGGGGGAAGCTCAGCTTTTTGTAATTAGAATAATTAATTACTAACTCCTACAAAAGCctgagagagggaaaagcacTTTGCATCTTGCTCAGTAGTAGCACATGCAATTGTAAGGATAGaggcttgcttgtttgtttgttttaggtttcttttgttttgttttgttttattttttcctccctttccttgaTGCTTTGTGACTAAGTGATATAAAGTCTTTCAGAACTTGGAAAGCAGGTGTGATCCTCATCTAGGTGAGTGCTCCTTGCTTGTACCTTCTTGGTGTCTGGCCTGGTGACaaagtgtttctttctgaaatgaaaccaCTTGAGTAGATGGCAGTAGGGGAAATTTTGCTTAGCCATGCTCAGAAACTAGAAGAAGTGCCATCTGCTGGGAGAGCAGCTTTCATCTCCTGGGAACAGCCCTGGCTTTCCAATGGGTGGTTCATGAGTGGTGTTGGGGCTGGTGGTGACGCAGCGATGATCTTCATGTTTTTCATACGGCCTGACTTTGCTTGCCTCGCTTGGAGGGGCACGCCAGGCTTATGAGTCCCAGTAGCATGACAgtagattcctttttttttcctttctcctgttgCTTATTCTCCCTGGTCTCCTGAAGtgctccctccttttctccttctgatGTCTGCTCCGTTCTCCGAGCTGCTGTGGggttccagcagcagctccctgcagcgcTATGGATGCAAGGTGTGTGCCCCTGTTGTGTTGCCTCTATAATTTCCCTGGGATCACACATCCTGGGAAGCCATCCCAGGATGCCTTCCCACAGGGTCTCGGCTGGGAAGCCCCCCAGGGCTTTGGTGTCTCCAGATGACAGTTCATATTGGTGGAAGCTCTTGAGATGACTGaattccctccctttccctgctccaaGTTGTTTTCTCACCCCACTGTGCTCAGGGAGGGTTACCCAGATGGCTTAGATCAACGGCGATGGTTGAGCTGCTTGCATTGATCAGCATCCCTTGCTTTGATTCAGTGACACTTCGGGATGGTTTGCCCCTTGGATGTTCATCCCTGTGCCTTACCCCTGTGAAGTGagggtgggtgctggcaggggagcAAGATGTCACTGCTTCAGCCTTCGAGGGGAGCAAAGGGAGgaagcaagaggagagcagCTGAAAGATGGGGAAATGAGGAGTGCTGATACGATGGGAATAAAAAATTTAACCgtcattttctaaataaatattttttatttttttttaatgtgacaaaAGGTGGAagtgaaaggaagaaggaagttGCTGGTGCTGAGGAGAAAGAGAACTCCCCTGGGGAAGTGCTGGCCAAGGGGCAGAGAGCTCCCACGAGCCCAGCTGGGTATGGGAACCTGAGGGATGTCCCAGCCGAGGGCTGtggtgggatggaggagctggagctccCCCCTGTACCCATCCCACCCTGCCAGCATCTCCATCCCATCTCGCTCATCATCTCACCCAGCAGCACTCTGGGGGGAAGGAGCAAAGCCTGATCAAGGCACTGCAGGGTGAGGGTCCAGGCTGCTGCACTGTGGGGTCCCTGGGGCAGCCTTGGGGTGAGCAGGGTTTAGGATCAGCCTTCTTGGGGGCAGCACAAGGTGTTCAGCACAGAACCGTATTGTACCTGTGGGTTTTGGTTTCGTTGTCAGAGTTTTTCCACCTGAAACCCAGAATGTGTGGGTGCGTGCCACCATGAGCTCGAACAGGGGCTGTCCTCTGCAGGAGCTCCCTTCGGTGCTGGGGCAAAAAGAGCCAAACTGAGAGCAAATAAGAGCTTTTTGGAGGAtaatcttgcttttttcctccgTTGGAGTCAAGAGCATTTTTCTATTGAAAATTTGCAGCAATGTGCAGACACCCTTGTTTACTCTTCTAGAATAAGGATTCCTTCACTTGCAGTGGCTCCAGttcaacaaaataattaaatgtatgCAGAAATCCATTtaggaaaaatacagctttcaagTGTGTGGCTTAAGTCCTGAAATCCTGCTGATGCTGGTGTGTAGCTCCTGTGCCGGCTGAGCACCAACACTCTCCTGGGTTGGAgcagtgaaaacaaagcagtgcCTCTGACCGGCTGGGAAAGCAAATGCTGAGTGTGAAATGCTGCGTTTCGGGGAGCTTAATGTGGTGGGTTTGCTCATTTACAGCTTTAGACAAAAGCCAGAGATGCTTTTCTTCTAGAAAACTCTTTGACTTTCTGGTGGCCTtctgcaaatatatttaaagcaagagaaaaagcagcactgtgctTTGTCCCAGGAGAGCTCTCACATTGTAGTGGAAAACATGTGCTCTTCCAGCATCATGGAAATCTCAGGGCGCTGTTTGCTTGGCTTATCGAAGAGGTTTGGAGTTGACCTGCGCCAAGTGCTGGGGCTTGGGGGGACCGGGCTGGGGGGTGTGTGAGGTGGGTGATGGCAGCGCCCTGCACCTCATTCCGTGAAAGGTGGAAAGGCCACAGCCTCTGCATGTGGCAAAGGCCAGGCAGAAGCTTGAATGAAGCCAAGGCATCGCAGCcagatgtgctgcagcaggatgaCCCCTGAAAGTCAAACCCGAAGGTAGGGGTGAAGCCACCCACGTGCCATCGCTGGAAGAACTTGCActccctgcttttctgctgtacACAAATCCTTGTTTCCACATGTGATTTATCGGAAAGTTGTTGCACCTGTTAGCTGTTGTCTCGGgaggactgaaaagaaaaactaaggGTAATATTAGCGCTGGTGAGAGATAGGCTCAAAGGAGCAATTGGCATCGGATGCATCCAGCTGTGGCTCAGGCAactcttgcatttatttttttttttcagagtccTCTTTGGTGACATGTTTAAGAGATTTTACAGAATCTGTAAATtccccaaagaaaaatatttaaggaactTTCTTTCCAGCAGTGAATGATGCCTTActgttttgtaatatttttatgattGAATACTTGGCAAAAGCTCAGCACTTTTCCTAGGCGAGGTTGTTTGGTGCGAGAGCAGAGGGGTATCAAGTG
The DNA window shown above is from Falco naumanni isolate bFalNau1 chromosome 8, bFalNau1.pat, whole genome shotgun sequence and carries:
- the TGFBI gene encoding transforming growth factor-beta-induced protein ig-h3 isoform X1, which produces MARPPLPLLLALPLLLALRPAAAAKSPYQQVLQHSRLRGRQHGPNVCAVQKLIGTNRKYFTNCKQWYQRKICGKSTVISYECCPGYEKVPGEKGCPAALPLSNIYETLGVVGSATTQLYSDRSNLRPEIEGPGSFTIFAPSNEAWASLPAETLDSLVSNVNIELLNALRYHMVNKRVLTDDLKHGTTLNSMYQGLPIQIHHYPNGIVTVNCARLLKADHHATNGVVHVIDKVIATTTNSIQQIIETEESLETLRAAVAASDLNSLLESEGQYTLLAPTNEAFEKIPRETLNRILGDPEALRDLLNHHILKSAMCAEAIIAGLTMETLEGTTLDVGCSGEELTLNGKPIIANKDVLATNGVVHFVNELLIPDSAKTLFELAQESEVSKSMDFFRQAGLSSHLTGSERVTLLAPVNDVFKDGLPVVDSNMKNLLLNHIVRDQLSSKYLYHGQKLQTLGDKELRVFVYRNNLCIENACIAAHDKRGRFGTLFSVDKMLTPPSGSVMDVLKADHRFSTLVAAIQSAGLTENLNRPGTFTVFAPTNEAFRAMPQGELNKLMGNAKELANILKFHVADEILVSGAVGALVRLKSMQGDKLEVSVKNNVIHINKEPVAESDIMATNGVIYAVNSVLQPQASRPQERGDEPADPALEIFKQASALSKVSQRNPRLAAPVYSRLLARMKENSGGF
- the TGFBI gene encoding transforming growth factor-beta-induced protein ig-h3 isoform X2, giving the protein MARPPLPLLLALPLLLALRPAAAAKSPYQQVLQHSRLRGRQHGPNVCAVQKLIGTNRKYFTNCKQWYQRKICGKSTVISYECCPGYEKVPGEKGCPAALPLSNIYETLGVVGSATTQLYSDRSNLRPEIEGPGSFTIFAPSNEAWASLPAETLDSLVSNVNIELLNALRYHMVNKRVLTDDLKHGTTLNSMYQGLPIQIHHYPNGIVTVNCARLLKADHHATNGVVHVIDKVIATTTNSIQQIIETEESLETLRAAVAASDLNSLLESEGQYTLLAPTNEAFEKIPRETLNRILGDPEALRDLLNHHILKSAMCAEAIIAGLTMETLEGTTLDVGCSGEELTLNGKPIIANKDVLATNGVVHFVNELLIPDSAKTLFELAQESEVSKSMDFFRQAGLSSHLTGSERVTLLAPVNDVFKDGLPVVDSNMKNLLLNHIVRDQLSSKYLYHGQKLQTLGDKELRVFVYRNNLCIENACIAAHDKRGRFGTLFSVDKMLTPPSGSVMDVLKADHRFSTLVAAIQSAGLTENLNRPGTFTVFAPTNEAFRAMPQGELNKLMGNAKELANILKFHVADEILVSGAVGALVRLKSMQGDKLEVSVKNNVIHINKEPVAESDIMATNGVIYAVNSVLQPQASRPQERGDEPADPALEIFKQASALSKVSQRNPRLAPVYSRLLARMKENSGGF